The Candidatus Tanganyikabacteria bacterium genome segment GGAGCCCCGGCCGGCCGGGGACCGGGCAGCGGCAAGGGACGCGGCATCCCCGGTTCCGGAATGGGCCCGGGAAGCGGCATGGGACCCGGCATCCCCGGCTCCGGGATGGGACCCGGGAGCGCCGGCGTCTCGCCGGCCCCGGAGGAACGCCCCCCGGCCGCCGCGACGCTCAGGCAGGTCCTCGCGGGCGATCTGTCGATCCTGCTGCGCCCCCTGGAGACGCGGCTGCGCCAGGCCGAACGCCGCGCGGCGGAACTCGCCCCCGATCTCGAACCCGGGGCGGCCCGCGACCTGGCGCTGATCGCCGGCCTCGCGGTGCTCTCGCAGAGCATCCGCTTCCTCCGCATCCTGCCGGGCATCCCGTTCGCCCCCGGCCACAAGAGCGTCGTGCTGCTGCCCCTCTACGTCGTCGCCGCCGACCGCACGCAGACGCGGTGGGGCAGCACGGCCCTGGGCACCACGCAGGGGATGCTGGCTTTCTCGTTCGGCGACGGCCAGTTCGGCGTCTTCGAGATCTGCAAGTTCATCACGCCGGGCCTGGCGGTGGATCTCCTCTGGCCCCTGGCGCGCGGCCGCGGAGCCGTGGCCTATGCGGCACTCGGCCTGGCCGCGGCGATCGCGCGGTTTGCCACCATCGCCCTGGTGGCCCTGCTCGTGCAGGCCCCGCCGGTGTTCTGGGCCATGCTGGCGCCCGTCGGCGTGTTCCACCTGGTGTTCGGCGGCGCCAGCGGCTTCGTCACGTACCACCTCCTGCGCGCCCTTGGGCCGAGGCCCGCCCTGCCGATTACATGAACGTCACGCGCCGGTAAATCGTCATGGGTATGAGGGCCTGGCGAAAGGAGGATTCGGCGATCGGGTCAACGGACTGGCGACTGGCCGCCGCGATCGCCGCCGCCATGGCGAGCGGCATGCTCGGCTGCGTCGTCAACAACGACGTCACGATCAACGTGGACGGCGGCGGGGCCGGTACCGACCTGGGCGGCGGCGGCACGACGCCGGTGAGGCCTCGCCTGACGCCGACGCCGACGCCGAGGGTGACCACCCGCCCCGGCACGTCGCCCGATCCGACCGGTAGCGCGCCCGGGACCGCGACGCCCGCCCCGACGGCCACGCCGAAACCCACGCCGACTCCCACGCCCACCCCCACGCCGACCCCCAGGTACAGCCTCTCGCCGCAGAGCGAAGGCGCCACCATCTCGGGCAATGTTGCCGACCCCAAGGCGCCGCGCCCGACCGATCCCCCGCTGAGCCGCATCGGGCCGACCACGCCGCCGTTGCCGGGCGCGGCCCCGACGCCGCTCTTGCGTCTCACCCCCACGCCGCCCGGCGCGGGCTTCCCGATCGCCCTGCCGGGCGCCACGCCGTTCCTGCCGACTCCCGCCCCCACTCCCTCCGGAGGGAAAGCAAGCTGATGCGCATCCTGCTTCGCCTGCTGCTGCTGGCCGCTGCCGCCGCCCTGCTCGCGGGTTGCCCCCGGCCCGCGTCGCAAGCGCTGGCCGGCCTGGCGCGCGTGCCCGGCGGCCTTTCCCTCCCCGGCCCGGGAGCGCCCGACTACACCATCCGCGGGCGAGTGGAGAACGCGCAGTTCCGCGTGCAGGCCGCCTTCGGGGATATCGCGCCCAACGCGACCGTGGCGCTCATCGACGGCACGTCGGGCGAGACGTTGCAGACCGCCCGGACAGACGCGTCCGGCGGGTTCACGATGGCGTTCCCCAGGGACTTCGTGCCGGACAACACGAAGTTCTACACCCTCGAGGCCGTCAAGGGCGGCAAGATCAACGGCGGCTACAACTTCGCCGGCGCGCCCGCCATCCGGTTGCGCACGGTCCTCCAGTGGAGCCAGCAAGGCGAGTTCTGGATGAGCCTGACCGGGAAGAACACCGGCGATCCGGCGGTGATCAACCGATCCACGACCGCCGTGGCGGTCGCCGTCGGCTTGCGGCAGGCCGCCGTCACCGACCCGACCAACCGCGCCGTCTTCTACCGGGGCATCATCGGGCAGATCGACCTCAACGCGGCCGACGGCACCTATCCCCACAAGTACGCGCAGGACGCGGTGAACTCGACGATCACCGTCGGCGAGTTCAGGACCCTGTTCGACCTGGTGGACCGCGCGCTGCTGAACGGCCAGGATCCGGTGGGATCCATCGCCTGGGCCAACCAGCCCACCGACAACCCCCGGCAGTACGTGCTGATGCCGCAGGGTTTCCTGCTGTCGGGCTTCGACGTGACGTCCGGGCGGGCCTCGGCCAGCGTCAAGGCCAACGGCGCCGGTTTCCCGCTCGACGCCAACCGCATCAAGGTCGTCTTTGGCGGCGGCGCCGAGGCGCGCACGCTCGCCGTCAACCAGACGGGCACGCAGGTGACCTTCGAGGTGCCGGTGGGCGCCCTGTCGGGCCCCGTGACGCTCAAGGTCACCCTTCCGGGCTCTACGGCCGAGCTGCTGCTCATCGGCCCGAGCTTCACGGTCCTCACCACCGACGGCCACAGCGTGCTGGATGCCGGCGGCAACTTCTGGGTGGCCGGCCGCGGCAACGACACGCTCTGGTCGCTGTCGCCCGGCGGGGGCTGGAAGAAGCGCTCGCCCGTCGCCGTCGCCTGGAAGGGCCCCCGGGGCTTGACGGTGGATCCCCAGAACCAGGTCGTCTTCACGAGCTGGGAGAGCGGCACGGTCAACCGCCTGATCCCGGGCACCGGGGATATCGGGTCGGTGAGCCAGCTATCGTCCGGCCTCGCGAATCCGTGGGGCATCGCACGCGAGCCCAACGGCAACTTCGTGGTCGCCAACCACGGCGGCAACGACATCCGGCGCGTGGCGCAGGGCGGCGGCACGGCGGCCCACGTGGCGACGGTGAGCGCCCCGGCGGGCCTGGCAATTGGCCCGCAGGGCGACATGTTCGTCACGAGCCACACCACCGGCACGTTGATCATGTTCGCCTCCACCAGTCCCACGGTGGCGGTGCCGGTGCTGACCGGCCTCGCGAAGCCGGCGGGCGTGGCCGTGCAATCCGACGGCACCGTGGCGATCGCCTGCTACGGGTCCGACCAGATCGTGCGCTGGCACCCCTCCCGCGGGCTGCAGGCGCCCATCGTGCCGCGCGGCACGCACCTGGGCATCATCGACGTCGCGGCCGACGACCAGGGCCGCCTCTTCTTCGGGGCGTTCGACAGCCACACATTGGGCCGGGTCGAGTCCACCGGCGCCATCACCGATCTGGCCCTGGCGCCGCGCAACGTCTGGGGCCTCTCGGCCAGCAAGGCCGGCGACCTGGCGATCGGCATCATCAACGACCTGTGGCCCTACGGCTACCGGCCGCGGGACTCCCGCGTCTACATCGCGCCATTCTCGACCGGGTCCTACCAGCCCTTTGTCCACATCGACGGCTTCTCCAACCCCGAGGCCGTGGCCTACGACGCCTCGGGCGATCTCTACGTGGCCGACGCGGGCGCGGATAGGCTGTTCAAGATATCCAACCCGCCGTCCGGGGCCCGGACGCCGCTCATCGACGGCATCGGCCGCGTCGGGCAACTGGCCGTCGACGCGGCCGGAAAGGTGTACCTGGCGTCGCTCGGCGGGCCGCTCTCGATCTGGGATCCGGCGACGCCGGCCTCCTTGAAGCGTTTCGCCCCCGGCAGGGCGTTCTGGGCGGTGACGCGCGCCGATCTGTCCGGGGCCACCTACCTCGCCAGTCCGGGGGACGGGCAGATCGTCGAGATCGCCTCGGACGGCACGCAGCGCAATCTCGCCGCGCTTCCGGGCGTCACGGGCCTGGCGGTCTCGGGCGCGTCGCTGTTCGCGGTCACCCGCGACTCGGGCGCCATCTACTCGGTCAACTCGACGACCGGCGCCACGACGCAAATCGCCGAGGTAGGGGCCGGCGCCGCCGACATGGCGATCGTGGGCACCGACATCTACGTGTCGCTGCTCTCGGGCCCGATCAAGAAGGTCGCCAGCCTCGGCACCGGCGCCATCTCGACGGTCCTCACCATTCCCGGCGACCACGCGGTGCGCATGTTCGCGCGCGCCTCATCGCCGCCCGAGATCTTCTACACGCTGCGCAAGACCGCGAAGGTGGAGAAACTCGCCAACCTGGCAGGCGCCGTCGCCTCGGTCTCGGTGGCGACCTTGCCCGCGTTCGCCGGCCCGGACCTGCGTTCGGATCCCGCCACGGAGAGCCTCAGCGGCCTGGCAGGCCTGGCGTACTACCTCTCGGACCTGTACGTGGCGCAGAGCGTGGGCGGCGCGGCGCGCATCTACAAGCTCACCGAACCGATCGCGGCCGACCAGACCGCGGCGGTGCCCTGGGCAACGCTGAACGCGCCCATCATGGGCCTGACCAGCTACAACCAGGGCGGCACCGGCATGCTCCTTGCAGCGAATCCCCAGGAGGGAACGGTCGCCGGCCAGGCCGGCCTGGATGCCAGCGTCGGTTTCTCGGTCAACACGAACTCCAGGGCCGTCGCATCGCTGGGAGTGGCCCTCGGCCGGGTCATGGGCGTGGCGCTCGTCCCGAGTTCCCCGAATTTCTACCTGCTCACGTCACCGACCCTCAACTCGACCGCGATCGCCAGCGTCGCCGGCGGCGCGACGTGGCGCCGCACGTCGGGTACGGCGCCCTGCTGCGGCGCCAACCACCCGTTCGTGGACTCCTCCGGCAACCTGTACATCCCGAGCTACACCGGCCTCATGGGCATCCGGACGCTAGGCACCGGCGGCACGCCGGGCGGGGCGGATCTCGCGGGCACGACCTACGGCGCGATGTCGGGCGTGGCCGCCGACGCCAAGGGGAGCGGCCTGGTAGCCGGGTCGCTGGGCGGCGGCATCGCCAACGCGCCGCTCGTCCGCTTCTCGCCGGGTCAGGCGGCGATCCCGCTGGACAACTGGCCGTACGAACCCGGCTTTTGACGCCGCTCCAGCCCCGGAGGGATACTCGTATCCTTATTGACGCTCTAGAAGAAGGTAGGTGGCGTGTATGGATGCATCCAAGAACCGGAACATCGTTCTGCTAGGGGCCGCGGCGACCGGCAAGACGACGCTGGCAGAAGCACTGCTGCACGACATGGGCGCGACGACCGCCCGCGGCAGCATCGAGCACGGCAACACCGTGATGGATTTCGACGACGAGGAGCACAAGCGCCACCAGTCGATCACCACGTCCTGGGCCCACGCCACCTACGAAGGCCATGACTTCAACCTGATCGACACTCCGGGATACGCCGACTTCCAGAGCGACATGCGCTTCGGCCTCATGGCCGGCGACTCGGTCCTGCTGGTCATCGACGCGACGCGCGGCGTGGACGCCACCACCCGCAAGCTCTACAACCTCGCCAAGGAGCGGGAGTTGCCGGTCGCCATCTTCCTCAACAAGCTCGCCTCGGACAAGGCCCTGCCGTTCGAAGACCTGCTCAAGGCCGTCAAGGAGCACCTCTCGGTGCACGCCGCGCCCTTCGCCATCCCCGACGGCGTGGGCCTCGCCCACAAGGGAGTCGTGAGCCTCATCGCGGAGGGCGGCGCCCCGGCGGATCTGGCCGGCGCCGCCGAGAAGGCCCGCACCGCGCTGATCGAGTCGGTGGCCGAACTCGACGAGGCGCTGATGAACAAGTACTTCGAGGACGGCACGCTGTCCGCGGAGGATCTCGCCACCAACCTCCGCAAGGGCGTCGCCTCGGGCCAGATCCTGCCGGTGTACTGCGGGTCGGGCAAGGACAACCACGGGGTCAAGGAAATGCTGGCCGGCCTCCTGGCTTACGCCCCGGCGCCGACCGATCGCAAGCCGATCGTCGCCAAGGACCTGGATTCGGACGCCGTCGTCGAGTTCAAGTGCGATCCCGCGGGCCAGTTGCTGGCGTACGTCTTCAAGACCATCTCCGACCCGTTCGTCGGCAAGATCTCCATTTTCCGCGTCTTCTCGGGCGAGATGGCCCAGGACGTGGTGGCCCGCAATTCGCAAAAGAACTCCACCGAGCGCATGGGCCGGCTGTTCCGGATGCTCGGCAAGAAGCAGACCCCCTGCGACAAGATCGGCGCCGGCGACATCGGCGCGGTCGCCAAGCTCAAGGAGACCTTGACGGGCGACACCCTGTGCGGCGGCAACCGCAACCTGGCCGTCGAGGGCGTGCCCATCCCGCCCAGCATCTTCTCGATGGCCGTGGCTCCCAAGGCCAAGGGCGAGGAAACCAAGCTCGCCGAGGCCCTGCGCCGCCTCGAGGAAGAGGATCCGTCGCTCCACCACACGGCCGAGGCCGCCACGCACCGCACGGTGCTGCAGGGCCAGGGCCAGAACCACCTGGACGTCGCCATCGACCGCCTCAAGAGCCGCTTCCACCTCGACGTGGCGGTCTTCGAGCCCAAGATCCCGTACCGCGAGACGGTGCAGGGCCAGGCCCGCGGGCAGGGCCGGCACAAGAAGCAGACGGGCGGCCGCGGCCAGTTCGGCGACTGCTGGCTCCGCATCGAACCATTGCCTCGGGGCGGCGGTTTCGAGTTCGTCGACGAGATCAAGGGCGGCGCGATTCCCAACAACTACATCCCGGCCGTCGAGAAGGGCGTCCGCGAGATCCTCGAAGAGGGCATCCTCGCCGGTTATCCCATCGTGGACGTCAAGGTGATCGTGGACTTCGGCTCGTACCACACGGTCGACTCGTCGGAAATGGCCTTCAAGATCGCGGCACACCTGGCCATGAAGGAGATCTTCCCGAAGGCCAAGCCCGTGCTGCTCGAGCCCATCCTGTCGGTGGTCATCTCGGTGCCCGAGGATGCCGTCGGCGACACGATGAGCGACCTCAACACGCGGCGCGCGCAGGTCGAAGGCATGGAGGGCGGCACCGTCCGCTGCAAGATGCCGATGGCCGAACTCGCCGGCTTCCTGGCCTCCCTCAAGTCGTACACGAAGGGCCAGGGCACGGCCGAGGCCACCTTCTCGCACTACCAGGAGACCCCTGCCAACATCCAGCAGAAGGTCATCGACGACGCCAAGAAGGAGCGCGAGGCCGAACTCGCGGCGAAGTAACGCCCCGAGAGGCGTTGACGATACGCCAAACCCGCATAGAGTCCTCTCCCGGAATGGGGGAGGGCTTTCATGCGCGGCAGGACATTGCGCCGGCTACTTGCTGCCGGCCTGGCCGGCACGGTCTCGGCTTGCGGGAGGCCGCCCGCGCCCACGGGGGTGGAGGCGCCCAGGGCTGATTCCCTGGAAATCCAGCAACTGGCGGAGCAGATCCAGTTCGACGACGCCATGCTCGGCATGCTGCCGCCGTCGGTTCCCGGTGATGCGGCCGACCGGTTCCTGATGCCGCTGGCG includes the following:
- a CDS encoding elongation factor G, whose product is MDASKNRNIVLLGAAATGKTTLAEALLHDMGATTARGSIEHGNTVMDFDDEEHKRHQSITTSWAHATYEGHDFNLIDTPGYADFQSDMRFGLMAGDSVLLVIDATRGVDATTRKLYNLAKERELPVAIFLNKLASDKALPFEDLLKAVKEHLSVHAAPFAIPDGVGLAHKGVVSLIAEGGAPADLAGAAEKARTALIESVAELDEALMNKYFEDGTLSAEDLATNLRKGVASGQILPVYCGSGKDNHGVKEMLAGLLAYAPAPTDRKPIVAKDLDSDAVVEFKCDPAGQLLAYVFKTISDPFVGKISIFRVFSGEMAQDVVARNSQKNSTERMGRLFRMLGKKQTPCDKIGAGDIGAVAKLKETLTGDTLCGGNRNLAVEGVPIPPSIFSMAVAPKAKGEETKLAEALRRLEEEDPSLHHTAEAATHRTVLQGQGQNHLDVAIDRLKSRFHLDVAVFEPKIPYRETVQGQARGQGRHKKQTGGRGQFGDCWLRIEPLPRGGGFEFVDEIKGGAIPNNYIPAVEKGVREILEEGILAGYPIVDVKVIVDFGSYHTVDSSEMAFKIAAHLAMKEIFPKAKPVLLEPILSVVISVPEDAVGDTMSDLNTRRAQVEGMEGGTVRCKMPMAELAGFLASLKSYTKGQGTAEATFSHYQETPANIQQKVIDDAKKEREAELAAK